The genomic DNA GCGAGCCACGCGGCGAGGGCGCGGCTACGCATGGCCATCTCCCTGCCGCTGCAGCTGCTCGATCAGCGGGATCAGCTTGCGCTCCAGCACCTCGCGCGTGACCGGGCCGACCTGGCGGTAGCGCACCACCCCATGCTGGTCGATGACAAAGGTCTCCGGCACGCCGTAGACGCCGTAGTCGATGCCGACCCGGCCGTCGGCGTCGACCAGTGACGCGGCATAGGGGTCGCCCAGCCGCCGCAGCCAGTCGCGCGCGGCGCCGGCTTCGTCCTTGTAGTTGAGGCCGTACAGCGGCACTGGCGCGCGCCCGGCAAAGTCCACCAGCAGCGGATGCTCGGTGCGGCAGGCGGCGCACCACGAGGCCCACACATTGAGCAGCCAGACCTTGCCGCGCAGATCGGCGCTGGCCAGCGTGCGGCCCTCGGGCGCCAGCAGGGGCAGTTGGAATGCCGGCGCGACCTTGCCCACCAGCGGCGACGGCAGCGCGCGCGGATCGTGGCGCAGCCCCGCGGCCAGCGCCACCGCCAGGGCGAGGAAGGCGGCCAGCGGCAGCAGGAAGCGTGTCATGCGGGCGTCTCCTCGCGGACCGGGCTCAATGCCGGCACCGCGGGCGCATCGGTTGCGGCCGGCGCGTTGACCGCGTCGGTGGCGCGGCGCCGCAGCCGGTAGCGCTTGTCGCACACCGCCAGCAGTCCGCCCAGCGCCATCAGCACGCAGCCGGCCCAGATCCAGCCGACGAAAGGCTTGACGTGGATGCGCACGGCCCAGGCGCTGCCCGCGGCGTCGTTGCCGACGTGCTCGCCCAGCGCCACGTAGAGGTCGCGCGTCACGCCGCTGTCGATCGCCGCTTCGGTGGTGGGCAGGTCCTGGCTGCGGTAGATGCGGCGCTCGGGATGGAGCACCGCCACGCGCCGGCCGTCGCGCGAAGCCACCAGCGTGCCGCGCAGCGCTTCGTAGTTGGGGCCGCCGGCTTGCGTCACGCCGGCAAAGCGGAAGTCATAGCCGCCCACGCCGACGCTGTCGCCGGCGCGCAGCGGCAATTCGCGCAGGCTTTCCTGGCCGGACACCAGCGTCACGCCGGCGATGAAGACGCCCACGCCGGCGTGCGCGAGCAGCATGCCCCAG from Cupriavidus taiwanensis includes the following:
- a CDS encoding DsbE family thiol:disulfide interchange protein gives rise to the protein MTRFLLPLAAFLALAVALAAGLRHDPRALPSPLVGKVAPAFQLPLLAPEGRTLASADLRGKVWLLNVWASWCAACRTEHPLLVDFAGRAPVPLYGLNYKDEAGAARDWLRRLGDPYAASLVDADGRVGIDYGVYGVPETFVIDQHGVVRYRQVGPVTREVLERKLIPLIEQLQRQGDGHA